The following proteins come from a genomic window of Anguilla rostrata isolate EN2019 chromosome 17, ASM1855537v3, whole genome shotgun sequence:
- the slc6a16a gene encoding sodium-dependent neutral amino acid transporter B(0)AT2: MEKLPLPGDDEGSGMTGGQSQSQLLDGVEDLSQGGVSVDPSRPAWDSKLQYVLAQVGFSVGLGNIWRFPYLCHQNGGGAFLLLYVVLLVVVGVPLFFLELAAGQGIRQGSIGVWKHISPKLAGIGYSSCVVCFFVALYYNVIIAWSLFYLGNSFQYPLPWVQCPETSPNRTVKECLSSSPTSYFWFRKALDITDSIEETGFNPIMTGCLLAAWVIVCLAMIKGIKSSARVMYFSSVFPYVVLLCFLIRGLLLDGASEGLTYMFYPKLKIWGQVQVWRQAATQVFFALGLGFGSVIAYSSYNPRHNNCHRDALMVSSINFLTSILASLVVFAVLGFRAKSIAMDCVVRNVELLTEMSSTGSAHQQWLPWSDPRSVSLGDYREWFSHHGSQFGSNITDCDPEEEMSKGVEGTGLAFIAFTEALALFPGSPFWSALFFLMLLNLGLSTMFGTMQGILTPLMDSFKVLGRHKTLLTVFSCALGFLIGLLFTQRCGNYFVTMFDDYSATLPLIIVVVFETFSVSWLYGADRFLDDIEVMLHWRPPVVYKYMWKYVCLLSMIGLLGASLLRMLFKRPTYTAWNHITAEEMTLEYPGWALALLAMLILIASLPIPLGYAHSLLQARLGRAGGGGPDEQEAEPERRPKPGSTAGDGDGDGDDDRPAASFLPIAVDRYRLLPQQEEAEDEEEEEEEDTGV; the protein is encoded by the exons ATGGAGAAGCTTCCGTTGCCCGGAGACGACGAGGGGTCTGGGATGACGGGGGgccagtcccagtcccagcTCCTGGACGGGGTGGAGGATTTGAGCCAGGGCGGGGTGTCGGTGGACCCCTCCCGCCCGGCCTGGGACAGCAAGCTGCAGTACGTGCTGGCCCAGGTGGGGTTCAGCGTGGGCCTCGGAAACATCTGGAGGTTCCCTTACCTCTGTCACCAAAATGGAGGAG GTGCTTTTCTCCTGCTGTACGTGGTGCTCCTGGTGGTCGTGGGGGTTCCGCTGTTCTTCCTGGAGCTGGCCGCGGGACAGGGCATCCGGCAGGGCAGCATCGGGGTGTGGAAACACATCTCCCCCAAACTGGCTGGGATCGGATACTCCAGCTGTGTG gtgTGCTTCTTCGTGGCTCTTTACTACAATGTCATCATTGCTTGGAGCTTGTTCTACCTGGGCAACTCCTTCCAGTACCCCCTGCCCTGGGTGCAGTGTCCGGAGACGAGCCCAAACAGAACCG taaaGGAGTGTCTCAGCAGCTCGCCCACCTCCTACTTCTGGTTCCGCAAGGCCCTGGACATCACCGACTCCATCGAGGAGACAGGCTTCAATCCCATCATGACCGGCTGCCTGCTGGCCGCCTGGGTCATCGTCTGCCTCGCCATGATCAAGGGGATCAAGTCCTCCGCCAGG gtgatgTATTTCTCCTCTGTCTTCCCCTACGTCGTGCTCCTGTGCTTCCTCATCAGAGGTCTGCTATTGGACGGTGCGTCTGAAGGCCTCACCTACATGTTCTACCCCAAG CTGAAGATCTgggggcaggtgcaggtgtggcGGCAGGCAGCCACCCAGGTGTTCTTCGCCCTGGGGCTGGGCTTCGGCTCGGTCATCGCCTACTCCTCCTACAACCCTCGCCATAACAACTGTCACCGTGACGCCCTGATGGTCTCCAGCATCAACTTCCTCACCTCCATCCTGGCCTCCCTGGTGGTGTTTGCCGTGCTGGGCTTCAGAGCCAAGAGCATCGCCATGGACTGTGTGGTccg TAATGTGGAACTCCTGACAGAGATGTCTtccacaggctccgcccaccagcAGTGGTTGCCGTGGtctgatcccaggtcagtgtCCCTGGGGGATTACAGAGAGTGGTTCAGCCACCACGGCAGTCAGTTTGGGAGCAACATCACTGACTGTGACCCGGAAGAGGAAATGAGCAAG ggtgTGGAGGGGACGGGCCTGGCCTTCATCGCCTTCACGGAGGCCCTGGCACTGTTCCCCGGGAGCCCCTTCTGGTCGGCGCTGTTCTTCCTCATGCTGCTCAACCTGGGCCTCAGCACCATGTTCGGCACCATGCAGGGCATCCTCACCCCCCTCATGGACAGCTTCAAAGTGCTGGGGCGCCACAAGACCCTGCTCACCG TGTTCAGCTGTGCTCTGGGCTTCCTGATTGGTCTGCTGTTCACCCAGCGCTGTGGGAACTACTTTGTGACGATGTTCGACGACTACTCCGCCACGCTGCCCCTCATCATCGTGGTCGTGTTTGAGACTTTCAGCGTGTCCTGGCTCTACGGGGCTGACCG CTTTCTGGATGACATTGAGGTCATGCTGCACTGGCGCCCCCCAGTGGTGTATAAGTATATGTGGAAGTACGTGTGCCTGCTGTCCATGATTGGACTCCTGGGGGCCAGCTTGCTCCGGATGCTTTTCAAACGTCCCACTTACACCGCCTGGAATCACATCACG gcGGAGGAGATGACGCTGGAGTACCCCGGCTGGGCCCTGGCCCTGCTGGCCATGCTGATCCTCATCGCCTCGCTGCCCATCCCCCTGGGCTACGCCCACTCCCTCCTGCAGGCCCGGCTGGGCCgcgccggggggggcgggcccgacgagcaggaggcggagccggaGCGCCGCCCCAAGCCCGGCTCGACCGCGGgcgacggggacggggacggggacgacGACCGCCCCGCCGCCTCCTTCCTGCCCATCGCCGTCGACCGTTaccggctcctcccccagcaggaggaggccgaagatgaggaagaggaggaggaggaggacacggGGGTctga